In one window of Mycteria americana isolate JAX WOST 10 ecotype Jacksonville Zoo and Gardens chromosome 24, USCA_MyAme_1.0, whole genome shotgun sequence DNA:
- the C2CD4C gene encoding C2 calcium-dependent domain-containing protein 4C, translating to MWLLERLRGVAENGGARGTGPEESPRGSRYSNVLTPDKIPDFFIPPKLSAAPAEAEGPEPPAAPALGPSASEQNLAGHKPPRSPRPSSRSRPRAAGRHIIQIESAEDWTAEGGFGTNVDPQAQTAMSLPYVPKAQTSYGFATLVESPHTRRKESLFHSEHSSLCPSPATSPSAQRRAKLNGESGPRAPTDLGAALMHPGRYFSGGESDTCSSAESSPFGSPLLSRSVSLLKIFSQESQSKVIKLKHSVARNSSLSTDDSSADTSPSAQRRARSAPAGGQPPTALLPLDLPPGRDREHSLRLSRGGSLRLAAEYDPSNARLRVRLISAEDLYDALIDLRSINCCVSLCLNPGKLQKQRSTIVKNSRNPIFNEDFFFDGLGPGHARKMSLKLKVVNKGSSLKRDTLLGEKELPLTTLLSCL from the coding sequence ATGTGGCTTCTGGAGCGGCTGCGCGGCGTGGCGGAGAACGGCGGGGCACGGGGCACGGGGCCGGAAGAGTCCCCGCGGGGGTCCCGCTACAGCAACGTCCTCACCCCTGACAAGATCCCCGACTTCTTCATCCCACCCAAGCTGAGCGCAGCGCCCGCCGAAGCCGagggccccgagccccccgcggcgcccgcccTGGGCCCCTCGGCCTCAGAGCAGAACCTGGCCGGGCACaagcccccgcgcagcccccggccatCCAGCCGTTCCCGGCCACGGGCCGCTGGCCGGCACATCATCCAGATTGAGAGCGCCGAGGACTGGACAGCTGAGGGGGGCTTCGGCACCAACGTGGACCCGCAGGCACAGACGGCCATGTCGCTGCCCTACGTGCCCAAGGCACAGACCTCCTATGGCTTTGCCACACTGGTGGAGAGCCCCCACACGCGGCGCAAAGAGTCGCTCTTCCACAGCGAGCACAGCAGCCTCTGTCCCTCGCCGGCCACCTCGCCCAGCGCCCAGCGCAGAGCCAAGCTCAATGGCGAGAGCGGGCCCCGGGCGCCCACTGACCTGGGTGCAGCCCTCATGCACCCCGGCCGCTACTTCAGTGGTGGTGAGAGCGACACGTGCTCCTCGGCCGAGTCCTCGCCCTTCGGctccccgctgctctcccgcTCCGTCTCCCTGCTGAAGATCTTCAGCCAGGAGAGCCAGTCCAAGGTCATCAAGCTGAAACACTCGGTAGCCCGCAACAGCTCACTGTCCACCGATGACAGCTCAGCCGACACCAGCCCCAGCGCCCAGCGCCGCGCCAGGAGTGCCCCGGCCGGGGGGCAGCCGCCCACTGCCCTGCTGCCCCTGGACCTGCCACCGGGCCGCGACCGGGAGCACAGCCTGCGGCTCAGCCGCGGTGGGAGCCTGCGCCTGGCCGCCGAGTACGACCCCTCCAACGCCCGGCTGCGCGTGCGGCTCATCTCCGCCGAGGACCTGTACGACGCCCTCATCGACCTGCGCAGCATCAACTGCTGCGTCTCGCTGTGCCTCAACCCCGGGAAGCTGCAGAAGCAGCGCAGCACCATTGTCAAGAACAGCCGCAACCCCATCTTCAACGAGGACTTCTTCTTCGATGGGCTGGGCCCCGGCCACGCCAGAAAGATGTCCCTGAAGCTCAAGGTGGTCAACAAGGGCAGCAGCCTTAAGCGGGACACACTGCTGGGAGAGAAGGAGCTGCCGCTCACCACCCTCCTGTCCTGCCTGTAG